The proteins below are encoded in one region of Streptomyces cyanogenus:
- the guaB gene encoding IMP dehydrogenase, with product MTANVDGVPGKFATLGLTYDDVLLLPGPSDMAPDEIDTASYVSKNVRVNIPLLSAAMDKVTESRMAIAMARQGGVGVLHRNLSIEDQANQVDLVKRSESGMVTDPITIHPEATLAEADALCAKFRISGVPVTDGDKKLLGIVTNRDMAFESDRSRRVHEVMTPMPLVTGKVGISGPEAMELLRKHKIEKLPLVDDEGVLKGLITVKDFVKAEKYPNAAKDAEGRLLVGAAVGVAGDAFERAQALIEAGVDFIVVDTAHGHSRLVGDMIAKIKSNSSGVDVIGGNVATRDGAQALVDAGADGIKVGVGPGSICTTRVVAGVGVPQVTAIYEAALAAKEAGVPVIGDGGLQYSGDIAKALVAGADTVMLGSLLAGCEESPGELLFINGKQFKSYRGMGSLGAMQSRGDRRSFSKDRYFQEGVASDEQLIPEGIEGQVPYRGPLSSVVHQLVGGLRQSMFYVGGRTVPELQANGRFVRITSAGLKESHPHDIQMTVEAPNYSSKR from the coding sequence ATGACTGCCAACGTCGACGGAGTGCCCGGTAAATTCGCGACACTCGGGCTGACCTACGACGACGTGCTGCTGCTGCCGGGCCCGTCGGACATGGCACCCGACGAGATCGACACCGCCTCGTACGTCTCGAAGAACGTGCGGGTCAACATCCCGCTGCTGTCCGCCGCCATGGACAAGGTGACCGAGTCCCGCATGGCGATCGCGATGGCCCGCCAGGGCGGCGTCGGCGTCCTGCACCGCAACCTCTCCATCGAGGACCAGGCCAACCAGGTCGACCTGGTGAAGCGCTCCGAGTCCGGCATGGTCACCGACCCGATCACCATCCACCCGGAGGCCACGCTCGCCGAGGCCGACGCGCTGTGCGCCAAGTTCCGCATCAGCGGCGTCCCGGTGACCGACGGCGACAAGAAGCTGCTCGGCATCGTCACCAACCGGGACATGGCCTTCGAGAGCGACCGCAGCCGCCGCGTGCACGAGGTCATGACCCCGATGCCGCTGGTCACCGGCAAGGTCGGCATCTCCGGCCCCGAGGCCATGGAGCTGCTGCGCAAGCACAAGATCGAGAAGCTGCCGCTCGTCGACGACGAGGGCGTCCTCAAGGGCCTGATCACGGTCAAGGACTTCGTCAAGGCGGAGAAGTACCCGAACGCCGCCAAGGACGCCGAGGGCCGGCTGCTGGTCGGCGCCGCGGTCGGTGTCGCCGGTGACGCCTTCGAGCGCGCCCAGGCCCTGATCGAGGCGGGCGTCGACTTCATCGTCGTGGACACCGCGCACGGCCACTCCCGTCTGGTCGGCGACATGATCGCCAAGATCAAGTCGAACTCCTCCGGCGTCGACGTCATCGGCGGCAACGTCGCCACGCGCGACGGCGCGCAGGCGCTGGTCGACGCCGGTGCCGACGGCATCAAGGTCGGTGTCGGACCGGGCTCCATCTGCACGACCCGTGTGGTCGCCGGCGTCGGCGTCCCCCAGGTCACCGCGATCTACGAGGCCGCGCTCGCCGCGAAGGAGGCCGGTGTCCCGGTCATCGGCGACGGTGGCCTGCAGTACTCCGGCGACATCGCCAAGGCCCTGGTCGCGGGCGCCGACACGGTGATGCTCGGCTCGCTGCTCGCGGGCTGCGAGGAGTCCCCGGGCGAGCTGCTGTTCATCAACGGCAAGCAGTTCAAGTCGTACCGCGGCATGGGCTCCCTCGGCGCCATGCAGTCCCGCGGCGACCGCAGGTCCTTCTCCAAGGACCGCTACTTCCAGGAGGGCGTCGCCTCCGACGAGCAGCTGATCCCCGAGGGCATCGAGGGCCAGGTGCCCTACCGGGGTCCGCTGTCCTCCGTCGTCCACCAGCTGGTCGGCGGTCTGCGCCAGTCGATGTTCTACGTCGGCGGCAGGACGGTCCCCGAGCTGCAGGCCAACGGCCGGTTCGTGCGGATCACCTCGGCGGGTCTCAAGGAGAGCCACCCGCACGACATCCAGATGACGGTCGAGGCGCCGAACTACAGCAGCAAGCGGTGA
- a CDS encoding WhiB family transcriptional regulator, translating into MADFSRLPGPNADLWDWQLLAACRGVDSSLFFHPEGERGAARSARENSAKEVCMRCPVRAECAAHALAVREPYGVWGGLTEDEREELMGRARNRLVAASTTSGETASDH; encoded by the coding sequence ATGGCAGATTTCTCCCGCCTTCCCGGACCGAACGCGGACCTGTGGGACTGGCAGCTGCTCGCTGCCTGCCGCGGGGTGGACAGCTCGCTCTTCTTCCACCCGGAGGGCGAGCGCGGGGCGGCTCGGAGCGCTCGCGAGAACTCGGCCAAAGAGGTCTGCATGAGGTGCCCGGTCCGTGCGGAGTGCGCGGCGCACGCACTGGCGGTGCGCGAGCCGTACGGAGTCTGGGGCGGGCTGACCGAGGACGAGCGTGAGGAGTTGATGGGGCGGGCGCGCAACCGCCTGGTGGCGGCGTCGACCACCAGTGGGGAGACCGCCTCGGATCATTGA
- a CDS encoding LysR family transcriptional regulator, translating to MIEARHLRVLRAVATTGSFSAAGRQLGCTQPAVSQQMKALEASVGTPLLVRTGREMRLTQAGEALVRHASGILAGLTAAEEEVAAIAGLRAGRVRLVSFPSGSSTLVPTALAALRAAHPGTRVSLEEAEPPRSVELLREGDCDLALAFRYEGAAVAEDWDDLVVRPLLTDRLVALVPERHRLARAEAVAIGELAQEPWIAGCPRCRGQLIEVCEGAGFTPRIDFATDDYPAVVGLVGAGLGVAVLPQLAVESVRPRGVRTVRLEPAVRREIVALTLPDLAQVPAVSATLEQLARAARPAGRG from the coding sequence GTGATCGAGGCCCGTCATCTCCGCGTCCTGCGCGCCGTCGCCACCACCGGCTCCTTCTCCGCGGCGGGGCGCCAGCTGGGCTGCACCCAGCCGGCCGTCAGCCAGCAGATGAAGGCGCTGGAGGCCTCGGTCGGCACCCCGCTGCTGGTCCGCACCGGCCGCGAGATGCGCCTCACCCAGGCCGGCGAGGCCTTGGTCCGGCACGCCTCCGGCATCCTCGCGGGGCTCACCGCGGCCGAGGAGGAGGTCGCCGCCATCGCCGGGCTGCGCGCGGGCCGGGTCCGGCTGGTCTCCTTCCCCAGCGGCAGCTCCACCCTGGTGCCCACCGCCCTGGCCGCCCTGCGCGCGGCCCATCCCGGCACCCGGGTCTCCCTGGAGGAGGCCGAGCCGCCGCGGTCCGTCGAACTGCTCCGCGAAGGCGACTGCGACCTGGCCCTGGCCTTCAGGTACGAGGGCGCGGCGGTCGCCGAGGACTGGGACGACCTCGTCGTACGCCCCCTGCTGACCGACCGCCTGGTCGCCCTGGTGCCCGAACGGCACCGGCTCGCGCGCGCGGAGGCCGTCGCGATCGGGGAGCTGGCCCAGGAGCCCTGGATCGCGGGCTGTCCGCGCTGCCGCGGCCAGCTGATCGAGGTGTGCGAGGGGGCCGGGTTCACGCCGCGCATCGACTTCGCCACCGACGACTACCCGGCCGTGGTCGGCCTGGTCGGAGCGGGCCTCGGCGTCGCCGTACTGCCCCAGCTGGCCGTGGAGTCGGTACGGCCCCGGGGCGTGCGCACGGTACGGCTGGAACCGGCGGTACGGCGGGAGATCGTCGCCCTCACCCTGCCGGACCTGGCACAGGTACCGGCCGTGTCGGCGACGCTGGAGCAACTGGCCCGGGCGGCACGTCCGGCCGGGCGCGGCTAG
- a CDS encoding SDR family NAD(P)-dependent oxidoreductase, translated as MTTSLITGSTAGIGAAFARRLAADGHDLVLVARDTKRLREQATELHDRHGIEVEVLTADLSEDKGIEAVADRLGDRRNPVDLLINNAGFGNKGRYLDVAMADELRMLKVHCEAVLRLTSAAAEAMRERGRGGVVNVASVAAFVPRGTYGASKAWVVQFTQGAAKDLAGSGVRLMALCPGFVRTEFHQRAGMGTDNIPGWMWLDADKLVAAALADLARGKTLSIPDPRYKALMGLVKVTPRGLLGGISSRTGRKYGPQ; from the coding sequence ATGACAACGTCTCTGATTACGGGATCGACCGCGGGGATCGGTGCCGCGTTCGCGCGCCGGCTGGCGGCGGACGGGCACGACCTCGTCCTGGTGGCCCGGGACACCAAGCGGCTGCGCGAGCAGGCGACGGAACTGCACGACCGGCACGGCATCGAGGTGGAGGTGCTGACCGCCGACCTGTCCGAGGACAAGGGCATCGAGGCGGTCGCCGACCGGCTCGGCGACCGGAGGAACCCGGTCGACCTGCTGATCAACAATGCCGGCTTCGGCAACAAGGGCCGCTATCTGGACGTCGCGATGGCGGACGAGCTGCGGATGCTCAAGGTGCACTGCGAGGCGGTGCTCCGGCTGACGTCGGCGGCGGCCGAGGCGATGCGCGAGCGCGGCCGGGGCGGGGTGGTGAACGTCGCCTCGGTGGCCGCGTTCGTCCCGCGCGGCACGTACGGCGCGTCCAAGGCGTGGGTCGTGCAGTTCACCCAGGGCGCGGCGAAGGACCTGGCCGGCAGCGGGGTCCGGCTGATGGCGCTGTGCCCGGGATTCGTGCGCACCGAGTTCCACCAGCGGGCCGGGATGGGCACGGACAACATCCCCGGCTGGATGTGGCTGGACGCCGACAAGCTGGTCGCGGCGGCCCTGGCCGATCTCGCGCGCGGCAAGACGCTGTCCATTCCGGATCCCCGGTACAAGGCACTGATGGGGCTGGTGAAGGTGACCCCGCGCGGGCTGCTCGGCGGGATCAGTTCCCGGACGGGGCGTAAGTACGGGCCGCAGTAG
- a CDS encoding glycerol-3-phosphate dehydrogenase/oxidase, whose translation MRTATLGPAQRAEALAAMAERELDVLVVGGGVVGAGTALDAVTRGLSTGLVEARDWASGTSSRSSKLIHGGLRYLEMLDFALVREALKERGLLLERLAPHLVKPVPFLYPLQHKGWERVYAGSGVALYDAMSMARGHGRGLPVHRHLTRRHALRVAPCLKKDALVGALQYYDAQMDDARFVATLVRTAASYGAKVANRARVTGFLREGERVVGARVQDVEAGGEYEIRARQVVNATGVWTDDTQALVGERGQFHVRASKGIHLVVPKDRIHSTTGLILRTEKSVLFVIPWGRHWIVGTTDTEWDLDKAHPAASSADIDYLLEHVNSVLAVPLGRDDVEGVYAGLRPLLAGESDATSKLSREHTVAHPVPGLVVVAGGKYTTYRVMAKDAVDEAVHALDMRVADCVTEETPLIGAEGYQALWNARARIAARTGLHVVRVEHLLNRYGSLTEELLDLVAADPSLGEPLHAADDYLRAEVVYAASHEGARHLDDVLTRRTRISIETFDRGTRSAREAAELMAPVLGWDKGQIEREVEHYEKRVEAERESQLQPDDLTADAARLGAPDIVPL comes from the coding sequence GTGAGGACAGCGACTCTGGGGCCGGCGCAGCGCGCCGAGGCACTGGCGGCGATGGCGGAGCGCGAGCTGGACGTGCTGGTGGTCGGCGGCGGAGTGGTGGGTGCCGGCACCGCGCTGGACGCCGTCACCCGCGGCTTGTCCACCGGCCTGGTCGAGGCCCGGGACTGGGCCTCCGGCACCTCCAGCCGGTCCAGCAAACTGATCCACGGCGGTCTGCGCTATCTGGAGATGCTCGACTTCGCCCTGGTCCGCGAGGCCCTCAAGGAGCGCGGCCTGCTGCTGGAGCGCCTGGCCCCGCACCTGGTCAAGCCGGTGCCGTTCCTCTACCCGCTCCAGCACAAGGGCTGGGAGCGGGTGTACGCCGGCTCGGGCGTCGCGCTGTACGACGCGATGTCGATGGCCCGCGGCCACGGCCGGGGTCTTCCGGTGCACCGCCACCTGACCCGCCGTCACGCCCTGCGCGTGGCTCCCTGCCTGAAGAAGGACGCCCTGGTCGGCGCCCTGCAGTACTACGACGCCCAGATGGACGACGCCCGCTTCGTGGCCACCCTGGTGCGCACGGCGGCGTCCTACGGCGCCAAGGTGGCCAACCGCGCGCGCGTGACCGGGTTCCTGCGCGAGGGTGAGCGGGTCGTCGGCGCCCGGGTGCAGGACGTGGAGGCCGGCGGGGAGTACGAGATCCGCGCCCGGCAGGTCGTCAACGCCACCGGCGTGTGGACCGACGACACGCAGGCCCTGGTGGGCGAGCGCGGGCAGTTCCACGTCCGCGCCTCCAAGGGCATCCACCTGGTCGTGCCCAAGGACCGCATCCACTCCACCACCGGCCTGATCCTGCGCACCGAGAAGTCCGTTCTCTTCGTCATCCCCTGGGGCCGGCACTGGATCGTCGGCACCACCGACACCGAATGGGACCTGGACAAGGCCCACCCGGCCGCGTCCAGCGCCGACATCGACTACCTGCTGGAGCACGTCAACTCGGTGCTCGCCGTGCCGCTCGGCCGCGACGACGTCGAGGGTGTGTACGCGGGGCTGCGCCCGCTGCTGGCCGGCGAGTCCGACGCCACCAGCAAGCTGTCCCGCGAGCACACGGTCGCCCATCCGGTGCCGGGGCTCGTGGTGGTGGCGGGCGGCAAGTACACGACGTACCGGGTGATGGCCAAGGACGCCGTCGACGAGGCCGTGCACGCGCTCGACATGCGCGTGGCCGACTGTGTCACGGAGGAGACCCCGCTGATAGGCGCGGAGGGCTACCAGGCGCTGTGGAACGCGCGAGCGCGGATCGCCGCGCGCACCGGACTGCACGTGGTCCGCGTGGAGCACCTGCTGAACCGTTACGGCTCCCTGACCGAGGAACTCCTGGACCTCGTCGCCGCCGACCCCTCCCTCGGCGAGCCGCTGCACGCCGCCGACGACTATCTGCGCGCGGAGGTGGTGTACGCCGCCTCGCACGAGGGCGCCCGGCACCTGGACGACGTCCTCACCCGCCGCACCCGCATCTCCATCGAGACCTTCGACCGCGGCACCCGCAGCGCCCGCGAGGCGGCCGAGCTGATGGCGCCGGTCCTCGGCTGGGACAAGGGCCAGATCGAGCGCGAGGTCGAGCACTACGAGAAGCGGGTGGAGGCCGAGCGCGAGTCCCAGCTGCAGCCGGACGACCTGACGGCGGACGCGGCCAGGCTGGGAGCCCCGGACATCGTCCCGCTGTAA
- a CDS encoding sigma-70 family RNA polymerase sigma factor encodes MRDDEAGTAHGAIGALVHRAVDGDAQATHDLLAHVHPLALRYCRTRLSRLPGDARHFVEDLAQEVCVAVLLALPRYRDTGRPFEAFVFAIASHKVADLQRAAMRHPGSTAVPSDEMPERPDDSLGPEERALLSSDAEWAKKLLANLPENQRELLLLRIAVGLTAEETGQMLGMSPGAVRVAQHRALSRLRALAEQ; translated from the coding sequence ATGCGCGACGACGAGGCGGGCACGGCCCACGGGGCGATCGGTGCGCTCGTGCATCGTGCCGTCGACGGGGACGCGCAGGCCACGCACGATCTGCTCGCCCATGTCCACCCGCTGGCCTTGCGGTACTGCCGCACCCGTCTGTCCCGGCTCCCCGGCGACGCGCGCCACTTCGTGGAGGACCTCGCCCAGGAGGTCTGCGTGGCGGTCCTCCTCGCGCTGCCCCGCTACCGTGACACCGGCCGCCCCTTCGAGGCGTTCGTCTTCGCCATCGCCTCCCACAAGGTCGCCGACCTCCAGCGGGCGGCGATGCGCCACCCCGGGTCGACCGCGGTGCCGTCCGACGAGATGCCCGAGCGGCCCGACGACTCCCTCGGCCCCGAGGAGCGCGCCCTGCTCAGCAGCGACGCCGAGTGGGCCAAGAAACTGCTGGCCAACCTGCCCGAGAACCAGCGCGAGCTGCTCCTGCTGCGCATCGCCGTGGGCTTGACCGCGGAGGAGACCGGGCAGATGTTGGGAATGTCACCCGGCGCGGTCCGCGTGGCCCAGCACCGGGCCCTGAGCCGCCTCAGGGCGCTCGCCGAACAGTAA
- a CDS encoding MOSC domain-containing protein: protein MRLLSVNLGSPRQVAYTSQPKGLTGIDKRPAGGPVRVSAPGPRGVGASGLTGDAVCDTRYHGGDDQAVYAYAREDLDAWEQELGRSLANGCFGENLTTDGLDVSGALVGERWRIGSTVVLEVTSGRIPCATFQGHLGERGWVRRFTQKGATGAYLRVIEPGEIRAGDPVEIVHRPDHGVTAAMQFRAVTTERHLLPRLLAAGAALHTETLAKARKYVSEHGA from the coding sequence ATGAGGCTTCTTTCCGTCAATCTGGGCAGCCCCCGGCAGGTCGCGTACACCAGCCAGCCGAAGGGCCTGACCGGCATCGACAAGCGTCCCGCCGGCGGACCGGTGCGGGTGTCGGCGCCCGGTCCCAGGGGCGTCGGCGCGAGCGGGCTCACCGGGGACGCGGTGTGCGACACGCGCTACCACGGCGGGGATGACCAGGCCGTGTACGCGTACGCCCGCGAGGACCTCGACGCCTGGGAGCAGGAACTCGGCAGATCGTTGGCCAATGGCTGCTTCGGCGAGAACCTCACGACGGACGGTCTGGACGTCTCCGGGGCGCTGGTCGGAGAGCGCTGGCGGATCGGTTCCACCGTGGTGCTGGAGGTGACCTCCGGCCGCATTCCGTGCGCCACCTTCCAGGGCCATCTGGGCGAGCGCGGCTGGGTCAGGAGGTTCACGCAGAAGGGCGCAACGGGTGCCTACCTCCGGGTGATCGAGCCGGGCGAGATCCGGGCGGGCGATCCGGTCGAGATCGTGCACCGGCCGGACCACGGGGTGACGGCGGCGATGCAGTTCCGCGCGGTCACCACCGAGCGGCATCTGCTGCCCCGGCTGCTCGCGGCGGGCGCGGCGCTGCACACGGAGACCCTGGCGAAGGCCCGGAAGTACGTCTCCGAGCACGGGGCCTGA
- a CDS encoding response regulator transcription factor, translating into MTSVLVCDDSPLAREALRRAVATVPGVERVTTAANGEEVLRRWGADRSDLILMDVRMPGLGGVETVRRLLSADPGARIIMLTVAEDLDGVALAVAAGARGYLHKDASRAELRATVTQALADPTWRLAPRRLRSAEMGAAPTLTAREIQVLEGMSHGRSNAEIGRELFLSEDTVKTHARRLFKKLGASDRAHAVALGFRWGLVR; encoded by the coding sequence ATGACATCCGTCCTCGTCTGCGACGACTCCCCGCTTGCCCGAGAAGCGCTGCGCCGCGCGGTCGCGACCGTGCCCGGTGTCGAGCGTGTGACGACGGCGGCCAACGGCGAGGAAGTCCTCCGCCGCTGGGGCGCCGACCGCTCCGACCTCATTCTGATGGACGTGCGCATGCCCGGCCTGGGCGGCGTCGAGACCGTGCGCCGGCTGCTGTCGGCCGACCCCGGCGCGCGCATCATCATGCTCACCGTTGCCGAGGACCTCGACGGTGTGGCCCTCGCGGTCGCCGCCGGCGCGCGGGGCTACCTGCACAAGGACGCCTCGCGCGCGGAGCTGCGCGCCACGGTGACGCAGGCCCTCGCCGACCCGACCTGGCGGCTCGCCCCGCGCCGACTGCGCTCGGCCGAGATGGGCGCCGCGCCCACGCTCACCGCGCGCGAGATCCAGGTCCTGGAGGGGATGAGCCACGGCCGCTCGAACGCCGAGATCGGCCGTGAGCTGTTCCTCTCCGAGGACACCGTCAAGACCCACGCCCGGCGCCTGTTCAAGAAGCTCGGCGCCTCCGACCGGGCCCACGCGGTGGCCCTCGGCTTCCGCTGGGGACTGGTCCGGTAA
- a CDS encoding ester cyclase codes for MTFVQLIECRTSRLDEMNRLIDDWVEQTKGKRTATHAVVGTDRSDASHIVEMVEFPSYEEAMRNSNLPETDRIFREMVALCDEMPTFIDLDVVRDENLMVATVRRFFEALATAGELPPLNDLLDEDIHSHDPANPQDTIGLDNARAEFRMWRGAFDFAFTVADVIAQGERACARWTWDATHKGDFLGIAPTGRQVTMTGMTLFRFADNGKIAETWWQHDQLGLMQQLGALDELEQ; via the coding sequence ATGACGTTCGTACAGCTCATCGAGTGCAGGACGAGCCGGCTGGACGAGATGAACCGGCTCATCGACGACTGGGTCGAGCAGACCAAGGGGAAGCGGACGGCGACGCACGCGGTGGTCGGCACGGACCGCTCGGACGCGTCGCACATCGTGGAGATGGTGGAGTTCCCGTCGTACGAGGAGGCGATGCGGAACTCGAACCTCCCGGAGACCGACCGGATCTTCCGGGAGATGGTCGCGCTGTGCGACGAGATGCCGACGTTCATCGATCTGGACGTCGTACGGGACGAGAACCTGATGGTGGCCACCGTGCGGCGGTTCTTCGAGGCGCTCGCGACCGCGGGCGAGCTGCCGCCGCTCAACGACCTGCTGGACGAGGACATCCACAGCCACGACCCGGCGAACCCGCAGGACACCATCGGCCTGGACAACGCCCGCGCCGAGTTCCGGATGTGGCGCGGCGCCTTCGACTTCGCGTTCACGGTGGCGGACGTGATCGCCCAGGGCGAGCGGGCCTGCGCGCGGTGGACATGGGACGCGACGCACAAGGGCGACTTCCTGGGGATCGCACCCACCGGCAGGCAGGTCACCATGACCGGGATGACGCTGTTCCGGTTCGCGGACAACGGCAAGATCGCCGAGACCTGGTGGCAGCACGACCAGCTGGGGCTGATGCAGCAGCTCGGCGCGCTGGACGAGCTGGAGCAGTAG
- a CDS encoding GuaB3 family IMP dehydrogenase-related protein, with protein MTEIEIGRGKRGRRAYAFDDIAVVPSRRTRDPKEVSIAWQIDAYRFELPFLAAPMDSVVSPATAIRIGELGGLGVLNLEGLWTRYEDPQPLLDEVAELPAEQATRRLQEIYAAPIKEELIGARIKEVRDSGVVTAAALSPQRTAQFSKAVVDAGVDIFVIRGTTVSAEHVSSSHEPLNLKQFIYELDVPVIVGGCATYTAALHLMRTGAAGVLVGFGGGAAHTTRNVLGIQVPMATAVADVAAARRDYMDESGGRYVHVIADGGVGWSGDLPKAIACGADAVMMGSPLARGTDAPGKGHHWGMEAVNEELPRGQKVDLGTVGTIEEILTGPSHTPDGSMNFFGALRRAMATTGYSELKEFQRVEVTVADSQHRR; from the coding sequence GTGACTGAGATCGAGATCGGGCGCGGCAAGCGCGGCCGCCGGGCGTACGCCTTCGACGACATCGCCGTCGTCCCCAGCCGCCGTACGCGGGACCCGAAGGAGGTCTCGATCGCCTGGCAGATCGACGCCTACCGCTTCGAGCTGCCCTTCCTGGCCGCCCCCATGGACTCCGTGGTCTCCCCGGCCACCGCGATCCGCATCGGCGAGCTGGGCGGCCTCGGCGTGCTCAACCTCGAGGGCCTGTGGACGCGGTACGAGGACCCGCAGCCGCTGCTGGACGAGGTCGCCGAGCTGCCCGCCGAGCAGGCGACCCGCCGCCTGCAGGAGATCTACGCGGCGCCGATCAAGGAGGAGCTGATCGGTGCGCGCATCAAGGAGGTCCGCGACTCCGGCGTGGTCACCGCCGCGGCGCTCTCCCCGCAGCGCACCGCCCAGTTCTCCAAGGCGGTCGTGGACGCGGGCGTGGACATCTTCGTCATCCGCGGTACGACGGTCTCGGCTGAGCACGTCTCGTCCTCGCACGAGCCGCTGAACCTGAAGCAGTTCATCTACGAGCTGGACGTCCCGGTGATCGTCGGCGGCTGCGCCACCTACACGGCGGCCCTGCACCTGATGCGCACGGGTGCCGCGGGCGTGCTCGTCGGCTTCGGCGGCGGCGCCGCGCACACCACGCGCAACGTGCTCGGCATCCAGGTCCCGATGGCCACGGCCGTCGCGGACGTGGCCGCGGCCCGCCGGGACTACATGGACGAGTCCGGCGGCCGGTACGTGCACGTGATCGCCGACGGCGGCGTCGGCTGGTCCGGCGACCTGCCCAAGGCGATCGCCTGCGGCGCCGACGCCGTGATGATGGGCTCCCCGCTGGCCCGGGGCACGGACGCGCCCGGCAAGGGCCATCACTGGGGCATGGAGGCGGTGAACGAGGAGCTGCCGCGCGGCCAGAAGGTCGACCTCGGCACGGTCGGCACGATCGAGGAGATCCTCACGGGCCCGTCCCACACCCCGGACGGCTCGATGAACTTCTTCGGAGCCCTGCGCCGCGCCATGGCCACCACCGGCTACAGCGAGCTGAAGGAGTTCCAGCGGGTCGAGGTGACGGTGGCGGACAGCCAGCACCGCCGGTAG
- a CDS encoding nucleotide sugar dehydrogenase, whose translation MPADLAVIGLGPYGLPLAQAAVAAGVSTVGYATGPEAGSLSPAELRRMHSAGFRPLSDPAQLGRVRTAVICAPTPRGADGALDLGQVEAAARTLAARLRPHTTVILESPVLPGTTEEFLRPLLEKGSGLRAGRDFHLAYSPSRVDPGNRDHTPAGTPKVIGGLTPACTESAATFYGRLTDKVVRARGLREAETVQLLETNYRHVNIALVNEMAVLCHELGVDLWDVIRCAETKPFGFQAFRPGPGVGGHGAAQDLTGHATRTLRMVELAQQVNNRMPRYVVQRAATLLNEHGKSARGARVLLLGVTYKPDLADLQGTPAQEIAVRLMGLGAAVSYHDPYVPAWSVLDRPVPRADSLYEAAADADLTILLQQHRTYDLQGLSVKAQLLLDTRGATPTGAAHRL comes from the coding sequence ATGCCCGCAGACCTCGCCGTCATCGGACTCGGTCCCTACGGCTTGCCGCTCGCCCAGGCCGCCGTCGCCGCCGGTGTCTCCACCGTCGGCTATGCCACCGGCCCCGAGGCCGGCTCACTCAGCCCGGCGGAGCTGCGCCGTATGCACTCCGCCGGGTTCCGGCCGCTGAGCGACCCGGCCCAGCTCGGCCGGGTGCGCACCGCGGTGATCTGCGCGCCCACCCCGCGCGGCGCCGACGGCGCACTCGACCTCGGCCAGGTCGAGGCGGCGGCCCGCACCCTGGCCGCACGGCTCCGCCCGCACACCACGGTCATCCTGGAGTCGCCGGTGCTCCCCGGGACGACGGAGGAGTTCCTGCGCCCGCTGCTGGAGAAGGGCTCGGGTCTGCGTGCCGGCCGCGACTTCCACCTCGCCTACTCCCCCAGCCGGGTCGACCCCGGCAACCGCGACCACACGCCCGCCGGCACCCCCAAGGTCATCGGCGGCCTCACCCCCGCCTGCACCGAGTCGGCCGCCACGTTCTACGGCCGGCTCACCGACAAGGTCGTCCGCGCGCGCGGTCTGCGCGAGGCGGAGACCGTGCAGCTGCTGGAGACCAACTACCGGCACGTCAACATCGCGCTCGTCAACGAGATGGCCGTCCTCTGCCACGAGCTGGGCGTGGACCTGTGGGACGTCATCCGTTGCGCGGAGACCAAGCCCTTCGGCTTCCAGGCGTTCCGGCCCGGCCCCGGCGTCGGCGGGCACGGCGCGGCTCAGGACCTGACCGGGCACGCGACCCGCACCCTGCGCATGGTCGAGCTGGCCCAGCAGGTCAACAACCGGATGCCCCGGTACGTCGTCCAGCGCGCGGCCACGCTCCTGAACGAACACGGCAAGTCCGCGCGCGGGGCCCGCGTCCTGCTGCTCGGCGTCACCTACAAACCCGATCTCGCCGACCTGCAGGGCACGCCGGCGCAGGAGATCGCCGTACGGCTGATGGGGCTGGGCGCGGCCGTGAGCTACCACGACCCGTACGTGCCCGCGTGGAGCGTCCTGGACCGGCCGGTCCCGCGCGCGGACTCCCTGTACGAAGCCGCGGCCGACGCCGACCTCACGATCCTGCTCCAGCAGCACCGCACGTACGACCTGCAGGGCCTCTCGGTGAAGGCTCAGCTGCTGCTCGACACACGGGGCGCCACGCCCACGGGGGCGGCGCATCGGTTGTGA